A window of Synergistaceae bacterium genomic DNA:
CTTCCGCGCCTCAGGGCGGCGACCTCGGATTTTTCTCCCAGGGACAGATGGTTCCCGAATTTGAGACGGCGGCCTTCGCTCTCCAGAACCCCGGAGACCTGTCCGAGCCCGTAAAGACGTCCTTCGGATGGCATCTCATTCGTATGGAAGAAAGGAAACCCGCCTCCACCCTCGCTTATGACAACGTCAAACCCCAAATTGCCCAGTATCTGCTCAACGAAAAGAGGGCGAAAAAATATCAGGAGGTCCTGGCGGAGCTGAAAAAGGAATACAGGGTAGAAATTTCCCAGCCCGTCTCAGGCGACGCCCCGGGCGGAAAATAAACAGATAAAAAATCCGGCGGGACACGCTTCCGCCGGATTTTTATTTTTTATATTTTTATCAGATTTTATTACAGACCGTAAACGTGGACCGCGACTCCGTTGTGGACGTGTTCTTCCCTGAACAGGCGGTCATACCAGGTTTTGCTGTCGTCCTCGTCCAGCACGATCATGAAAATATCCTGCGCCCGGCGCGGCTGAGCGTAGGCCGTGGTCTGCGCAAGCCCCTGAAGAATCATGGTTTCGTGGGACTTGGTGCTGTCGTAAAGCCGAAGTTCGATGATGCATCGCTCTTCCCGCCGCTCTCCGCTGGCAAGGCTGTAGCCCCATCCCACGCTGATGTCCACCCGTCCCGTACCCAGGGCGTAATCGCATTCCATTCGTCCCCGGTCGCCCAGAATGTAGTGCAAAAAGGCGAACAGCAACATCTGAGCCAGGACGCCCTCCAGATCGTACCGGCGCCCCCAGGTCAGAAAGTTTTCGCAGTAGAGTTTCTGGTAGAGTTCGATAATCGCGCGAAAATCAAGCCTGCCGTCCGGTTTGATGAACTGGGAACGATCCACCAGGTGGGACAGCTCCTCCTTCAGAGGTCTGCCCAGAACCATCGGAATAATCTCCCGATAGATGGCGCTGGGAATACCCCATCCCGTGGGAGACCGGCGGATCAGCTCCAAATCCTCCAGATAATCCAGGTCGCCCTGAGGGGGGCGGCGCTTCCAGGCGCCTCCGGACAAAATGGGGAAAAGCGTCGTGCGCACGCTGGAATTTCCAAGTTTTGCCGAAAGCTGATCCATATAGGCGTCCTGTCGGGCGATAAAATGGTCCTTGGCCGCCTCGATCATGCCGTAGGTGATTGTCCTGGCAACATCTCTGCCGAACCCCATCTCGTAAATGGCCTCGCACAAAATCGCGTTGACCAGCCAGGGACGCCCTCCCGTCAGGGCGTAAAGACGCACATAGGCGTTCTCCTGAAACGCCTGCCCCGTCTCCGCCGTGTATTGATCACAAAGTTCCTTGATTTCGTTTTGCGTGAAATTATAGAGGATGACGGCCTTTTCACGGATGTCGGAACCGCATCGTCCCAGCAAGGACTTGTTTTCTCCCACATCAATGTCCGCGTCGCGAATGTCGCGAACACCGCTGTAGAGAACCGACTGGAGAAAGTGCTTCGGCCCGTTGATCTGTCCCGTACGCAGCTGCCTCAGAACGGAGACCAGAGTTTTTCCCTCCAGCAGGTCGATTCCGTCCAGCAGCAGAACGAGGGGAAGCGAAGAGTTTCCTCTCATGCGCCACTGCTCGAAAAAAGCGGTGAGAGCACCGTCGGGTCCCACATGCTCAAAAATAGAGACAAAATTCTCGTAGGGCCATGTATCCTCGAAATCAATCTGCGCCTGAGCCGCCAGACGACTCAGAATGAGCCTGATGCCGCTTCCCAGGTCGTTGACCGCAGGCTGAGCCGCCTCGATATTGCAGTAAAAACAACGATATTTACCATCACTGTTGATTCTTTTCTGCAAAGCCAGAAGAAACGTGGTTTTTCCGGACTGTCTTGCGGAGCACACCATGATATATCTTCCCTGGTCGATCAGGCTCTCTATCGCCTCGCAGTCGACGCGTTTCAGAGGATCCAGTCCAAAATTATCCCGTTCCCTGTTCGGCCCGGCAATATTGAAATAACGACTCATCACGCACCCCCCCAGATTTTTTCATTATACACTGGTCATGGTCACATAATCGTCAGAAAAGAATTTTATATTCAATTTATATGCAATAAAATTTAAAAAGGGCGCCCCTCCAGGCGCCCCTTCAAACAGGCTCAGGAGGGCGGAGAATCGCCTGCCCTGCACATTTTTTTCTTATCGGACGTTCCTGTCCGCAGCTTAAAAATATCCCCAACAAAAATTATTCAAAATTTGCTCCAAAACATCAGGAAGAAAAAATATCAGGAGGAAAGGAGACCGTCACTCCGCGCAGGCGTTTACCTTCGGGTCCGGCCGCGTTTCGGCAGAACCAGCGCCGCCGGCAGAAGGGCGAGAATTCCCCATCCTGCGCTGCAGCCGCCTCCTCCCGAATGTTTGCTCTCTTCCACCGTCAAAATAAAGACGTCCTCGCCGCGGCTCGTTCCCTTGCTGTTTACGGCGGTCACCAGGACCCGAACGGCGGTCTGCCCCAGGTTCTTCGCCTCCAGTGTCGCCGTACTCCCCGCCTCCGACTGAACGACAGAGGCGATGGAAGGATAATCCGAGACGAAGGAAATCGTGCAGGGCGTATCGGAGGGATTCACCTCCAGCGCAAGTTTCAGGGTCTGGCGGCTTCTCTGTTCCATCGTGGTTTTCGGGCTGACGAAGGAAACCGTCACAGTGGGAACGGGCAGGGGATTTTCTCCGACGCTGACGCTTTTCGTGGCCGTGATCGTGATGGATTCCCCTCCGGCGTTCCATCCGTGGGCGGTGGCGCAAACCGTCGCATCTCCCAGGGAGACCCCCGTCACCTGACCGTATCGATCCACGGAAATCACCTCTCCGTAAGAGGGATTGATCACCGTCCATTCGATGCCGTCTTCGTAACCGCGAACGTCGAGCGTCACGTTTTCGGGCCTGAGAGAAACATCGTACCGCTCAATGGTTCCTCTCTGGATGTAGCTTCCGCCCCTGACCTCCAGACCGGTCAGAGCCACGGGGCTCAGTTCGTACGCGCCCGCGTCCGCGGCGGTCATCTGGGGACGGGCCGCTCCCCGCTCGTCCACGTCCGGCAGTTTCATAGCCACAGCGACGTCCCGGGAAACCGCGTCGAGAGCCACATTGCTCGTGGCGCTCAGAAGCTCGACAACATTCACGCCCTCCACTTCCGTCAGGCTGCCGGGCGTTTTGAACACGTCCGAGGGCGATACGGAAAGAAAATTTCCCCGACTGGAGGCGAAAAACGGGGCGGCGTTGGTCTGCCCGATGACGTTGAACCGGCCCGAGTTGCTCACGAGGCCGCTGCCTTCGCTGTAGATGTCCACGCTCCCGTTTCCCGTGACAATGGAGGCGTTGAACACCACGGTCCCTCCCAGAATGGCCACGCCTCCCCCATTGCCATTCGCCTCGTTCCCGGTCAGGGTGCAGAAGGTGAAGGTGGTCATCTCGGCCCCTCCTCCGTAAATGCAGACGGCTCCTCCGTCGCGTCCCGCTCGGTTGCCGAAAAACGTGCAGTTCACGAAATCGGCCTTTCCTCCCGCCGTGGAGTCGATATACACCGCTCCGCCGCTTTCGGAAGCGGTATAGCCGTCGGAAAAGGTCAGAGAATCGAAGGCCGCGCTTCCCCCGGAGGAAACGGAGAACAGGCGGGTGACCCTGGAGCCCCTGACGATGGCCCCGTGGCCGTTGATAACGACCTGCCCCGTGATGGTGACCGTGCTGAAGAGCTGGATTTCCTTCACCGACGAGGCGAACTCGACGACATTCTGCTCATGGCTCACGTTTGCCGCCGCGATGGCTTCGCGCAGAGACCCCACGCCGCCGTCCGCGTCGGAGGTGACCTGGAAAACGGCCGCGTCCGCCCCCTGGACCGATCCCCAAACAACCGGCAGCAAAGCGATTAAAATTAAAGCCAACATTCTTTTCCATCGTACTTTCAAATATCGTACTTTCAACTGCATTATCATTGTTTTCAACTGTATCTCTTTCAATTTTTATTCCCCTCCAACGACAGTGGTATATTAGCAGTATATTACAACAGGCGGGATGAATTTTGACGGAGACGGCACATGTTTTACAATAAGAAAGCGATGATCCTCTTCACGGCATCTTATCTGGCCGCGCTGTTTTATACCGGTTTTCATCTCTCGGAGCTGCTTCTGGGAAACCGGCGTCCCTTCGAGATTTTTGCTCTGTGGATTCTTTTCGGGGCCTCTCTGCCCCTGGGATTCCTTCGGAAAAAATACGTCCCCATTCTGACGCCGGCGGGCGGAGTCGCTCTCGCCTTCGTGTGCCACCTGTCCGGAGCGTTTCTGATTCTGGACGCCTGGAGGCTGTCGTCCTTCGCCGGACTTCTGCCCCTTCCCTCCTCCCGGGACGCGGCAATCCTCCTGAACGGCGCGCTTCTCTGGATCGCCTGGGGCGTCGTCCGGGCCCAGAGAATCAGAGTTCGAACTCTGGAGGTTCGGCTGCCCTCCGACCGTCCCCATCCTCCCCTGCGCGCGGCGGCGGCCATGGACATCCACGCCGGCGGCGTGGCGGGGCGGCGTTACCTGCGGCGTCTGAAGGCGCTGATCGAGGGATGCAGGCCGGACATCATCCTCCTGGCCGGAGACGTTACAGACGGCAACCTTTCCCGCGCCGTCAGAGCCGGGCTGAAAGAGATTCTGGCCTCTCTCCGGGCGCCTCTGGGAAAATACGCCGTCCTGGGAAACCACGACATCTACGCGGGAGCGGAAGATTTCGTCTCCCTGATGAGGGACGCGGGGGTGACGGTTCTGCGGGACGAAGCCCGAATCGTCGACGGCGCTTTCATTCTCGCCGGACGCAACGATCCGAGGGGAATTCATTTCGGAATTTCCAGGGCTCCTCTGGCTCAGGTGCTTCAGGGGCAGCCC
This region includes:
- a CDS encoding AAA-like domain-containing protein, whose protein sequence is MSRYFNIAGPNRERDNFGLDPLKRVDCEAIESLIDQGRYIMVCSARQSGKTTFLLALQKRINSDGKYRCFYCNIEAAQPAVNDLGSGIRLILSRLAAQAQIDFEDTWPYENFVSIFEHVGPDGALTAFFEQWRMRGNSSLPLVLLLDGIDLLEGKTLVSVLRQLRTGQINGPKHFLQSVLYSGVRDIRDADIDVGENKSLLGRCGSDIREKAVILYNFTQNEIKELCDQYTAETGQAFQENAYVRLYALTGGRPWLVNAILCEAIYEMGFGRDVARTITYGMIEAAKDHFIARQDAYMDQLSAKLGNSSVRTTLFPILSGGAWKRRPPQGDLDYLEDLELIRRSPTGWGIPSAIYREIIPMVLGRPLKEELSHLVDRSQFIKPDGRLDFRAIIELYQKLYCENFLTWGRRYDLEGVLAQMLLFAFLHYILGDRGRMECDYALGTGRVDISVGWGYSLASGERREERCIIELRLYDSTKSHETMILQGLAQTTAYAQPRRAQDIFMIVLDEDDSKTWYDRLFREEHVHNGVAVHVYGL
- a CDS encoding metallophosphoesterase yields the protein MFYNKKAMILFTASYLAALFYTGFHLSELLLGNRRPFEIFALWILFGASLPLGFLRKKYVPILTPAGGVALAFVCHLSGAFLILDAWRLSSFAGLLPLPSSRDAAILLNGALLWIAWGVVRAQRIRVRTLEVRLPSDRPHPPLRAAAAMDIHAGGVAGRRYLRRLKALIEGCRPDIILLAGDVTDGNLSRAVRAGLKEILASLRAPLGKYAVLGNHDIYAGAEDFVSLMRDAGVTVLRDEARIVDGAFILAGRNDPRGIHFGISRAPLAQVLQGQPDLPLVVIDHTPRDLEEAEACGVDLQLSGHTHGGQVFPLNLVMKRLYGISSGVLRKGKTLICVSSGAGLWVMPTRTVTNSEILLCRITFVSKTSGEIH